One Schistocerca cancellata isolate TAMUIC-IGC-003103 chromosome 1, iqSchCanc2.1, whole genome shotgun sequence genomic region harbors:
- the LOC126166804 gene encoding mediator of RNA polymerase II transcription subunit 9, whose translation MEAIEQNGSIAAPANLTVDDVDVDFLPLIYDIIRSVERDPHDSTQKTRESQDISQKILELHKKFDEARAQIGRLPGVEYSKEEQLKKLETFRKQLQLKKDLLRKYREMCTFEIPK comes from the exons ATGGAAGCGATagagcaaaatggttcaattgcagCTCCAGCTAACCTGACAGTCGACGACGTTGATGTTGATTTCTTACCACTTATATACGATATTATTAGAAG TGTGGAACGTGATCCTCATGACTCGACTCAGAAAACGAGAGAATCTCAAGATATAAGCCAAAAAATTTTGGAACTACATAAGAAGTTTGATGAAGCAAGAGCTCAG ATTGGGCGCCTGCCAGGAGTAGAGTATAGCAAAGAGGAGCAATTGAAAAAATTAGAAACCTTCCGTAAGCAGCTGCAATTAAAAAAAGACTTGTTGAGGAAGTACCGTGAGATGTGTACTTTTGAAATTCCTAAATAG